cacaccccaaacacacacacatacacacacacccaccccaaacacacacacatacacacacacacacacacacacacatacacacacacccaccccaaacacacacacatacacacacacacccaccccaaacacacacataacccacacacacccaccccaaacacacacacaaacaaacacacacacccacaccccaaacacacacacaccttacccccccacacacacataccccaaacacacacacagacaaccaaacacacacccccacatacacacagacacacaaacacacacacccaccccccacacacacacataccccaaacacaacacaaagccCCCCCCCACAGGTGCCAAACAGGAGACTGAGCCCAGGATGTACTTATCAAAGAAGCTGAGAGCTCCAGATATGAGCTTTAAGAGGAGGGAGCAGGGGGCGATAAGAGCCTGTCATCTCATCTAACGGAAGCGGCATCCccgagagagaaacacagagaaacacagagaaacaccgagaaacacagagaaacaccgagaaacacagagaaagacagggtgaaacacagagaaacacagggtgAAACACAGGgtgaaacacagagaaacacagggtgAAACACAGGGTGAAACACAGGgtgaaacacagagaaacacaaagaaacacagagaaacacagggtgaaacacagagaaacacagggtgaaacacagagaaacacagagaaacacagagagaaacacagggtgAAACACAGggtgaaacacagaaacacagagaaaaacaTGGTGAAACAGATaaacacagagaaaaacagGGTGAAACAgatagagaaacacagagaaacacagggtgAAACAGAGAgtgaaacacagagaaacacagggtgAAACAGAGAgcgaaacacagagaaacacagagagaaacacagagggaaacagatagagaaacacagagggaaacagagagaaacacagagggaaacagagagggagaaacacagAAGGAAACAGATAGGGAGAAACACcgagagaaacacagaaacaaagagaaacacagataaacacaaagaaacacGGAGATAAACAcagagagccacagagagatagAGCTAATGAAAGatatagggagggagagagaaatagaaaaaaagacTGTGGTGAATGTAGCTCTGACCATATCAGTCATAATATCTGTCTGTAAAACCACATACAAATCTTCATCGGCGTaggctatgtgtgtgttgttcaatcattacattacattacattaatggcatttggcagacgctcttatccagagcgatgtacagctcattagactaagcaggagacaatcctcccctggagcaatgcagggttaagggccttgctcaagggcccagcggctgtgtggatcatactgtggctacaccggggatcaaactgCCAACCTTGTGGGttccaagtcatgtaccttacccaccatgcaacaggccgcccctatCACTTCCTAAGAATGGTTATgacagctttcagtatcttgaTTCCAGGCTTTCAATTGCCTTTGAAGTCTCTTATTGCCATTTGTGAACGCCacagttgtgccagtgaaagtcagGGAAGCCATTGTACTGTGAGGTTGTGTGGAagccaaaaggaactgcccaagatccaaagcgtctgtgaaacatggaggtGGGGTTGTTATGGTTAGGATATATCGTTGATATAACAACTGATAGCCGCAAACGTCTGTGCTTTAGCCATACCGTGtgtgttcttttggttctgtactccggcagattggatttgaaaataaacaatggatatgaggttaaagtgcaaactGTCACCTTCAGGAtatttacagccatatcgggtgatccgtgcaggaattacatccctttctACCAATGAAACACCGGCTGGTCCACGGGGGCGTTGTCCCACCGCTCACAGAAAAATGCGGTCGCATAAATCGTGAAAATCACCGCTGATAGACCAGCGGGTTTTTTTAAGGAAGCCGTATATCAAGAGGGAGATACAGTGTGTTCTGGGTAGTCTGCTAAAGCGTAAGAAATTATCCACAAGGAAAGGCTGGACTGGATGAGTGTGGTGTGTTTAGAACAGTCAGTGCTATAGGCCCTTGGGGATCCAGATGCGTACACTGTGATTTATCTCTTCGCAGAAGTGCTCTCTTCGCTTATCCAGCCTGCCGCCTCTCTGACTATTTTTAACTTCTTGCCGATATCATACTCCCGTGTTTGTTTagcgtgtgtgttgttgtgacaGCGACCTGCATGGGAGCAGTAATGATACAGATACTTCATCTCGCGTGCACCCTAACAGCAACACCCCCCTGTGCTTTCCGTCCAGATTGTTTAAACAGTACCCGCTGTCTCCGACGGGTCCCATGACAACTCCACAAATATTTACCGGGCTGCGCAGTACTTTTCTTCTGCAGCCCGCCGTTAGCGTCCCCTcctctttcttctccttttattttattatttatttgaaaatagtCGTCTTATTGATTACTTTcgtgatttttcttttcttctgggAAATAGTTTACGCATCGAAattgtgtttgctttttttcaATGCGTTACATGAAGAACATCTGTACAGGCGTGAGACGCGCGTGCCGTTTTGGGTGTCTGTTTTGACGTGTCTGATGTCTGGACGAGCCACGTTGATGTTGTGAAGGAACACGTTATAAACATTGCACGCTCACTAGGGACGTAAGGAGATACACTCAGAGAGGCAGGTCATAGAGGTCCACAATAATAAACCTGTACAAACTATACAAGTTTACACAGGAATTTAATTTAAGGTTACCGCAAAGTTTTCTTCCCTGACTGGCCGTTTTAATGGCAATTTGAATTCACCCAATTGAAGGTCTGGGCACAGGGAATCTCAGTTTCTGTCAGTGCCTgtctcagtgacacacacatgcacatgcactcaaacacatatgcacacacacaagcacaaacacatacacatatgcacacatacaagcacaaacacaggcacatatgtacacatacaagcacacacacaaacacatgcacatgcactctaacacatatgcacacatacaaacacatgcacacatacaagtacacacatgaacacatgcacatatgcacacatacaagaacacacacaaacatgcacatatgcacacatacaagcacactcacaaacacatacaagcacacacacatatgcacacatacaaacacacacaaacacacatgttaTGAAAATAACCTTTGTTTCCACTCTTAAAATCAAGTTGTGATGTGATTACAAAGTTTTCATTGTTTCAGATTGTGCTTTAAGTTGTTAAAGTTACTCAAACTAATGATCACTTTTGGGatcaaatatatacaattattataataattatataactATTTGGGATAAATAATACAGCTTAGATGCTTCCCAGATAGCAAGTAACTCTGATTATGGCACGAGGTCAGCTGGAACTGGTGAAGATGGTGCCTGTAGTCGCGTGCTATCTGGGTTTATATTCAAGAAGGCATGCTTGTGCTGCAGTGAGATGAAATGAAGCtcaatgcacagaagcaaactTACCCACGGTGCTATTCCACACTTATCTGAGTAACTATTTACATGTAGGCTATTGGGAAAGTGGGCATGGCTTACTCTGGATTAGATAATGAACAAAATTTAGTTAAATTGATAATTGTTATCACTGAACTCTTTAAATTCTCAAATAATGAAATCAATGTGTAATTTTGATTTCATAGTTAAAAAGTAGAATTTGATATTCAAAGCTTATCACGATACATGAAGTTGAAGTGAATAAGCAAGTGGACATGACTAAATTGGGCTGATGATTTTTACagtgcacaaacactcacatgcacacacacacacacacacgtacgcacacactcacgcacattaAACGccgttgtgtgagtgtatatggatgACTGTTATTTGTGGTGCTGGCGCACTGTCGCCCCCTTGTGTCCTATCAGGTATTGTACAGCCGGGCAGGTCCGTTCTATCATAATCGCTCCTGACATAAATCGGTGTTTATGTACAAATGTAAATTTTTGGCCATTTTGGCTTTCATCTTCAATgtgtagaacaatatcttgcCTTTCacaatctgcatgtcttaacgccaaattcagagtaacacaatccttcttttttattttagcttttaAACGCAAGGTGAAAGTAATACAGGAGTTACATTgtacattgtttggaggctagccagcttgtcaccgttcaccagtcacaaacaacctcCACATCAGCTGCGTTCATGGCTACATATTGATGTATTTCATTTCATGGTCTTAATGtgaagagtaaatgttcagagtataaatataaagggtttatacataagcTCATTTTTCGTTAGCTCAGTGTCGGTATTCTCCCAGCCTCACGTAATTCTTTGAAgccgtttttctcaaaaacatggtttggtggcactcaaaatgaaatgggacacaacccccttgatatctggagtagagagatgCCTATCGTTAGAAAACTCAATACATTCTCCTCTTTAGATTCGTTTCtaaaactgaaaacacattttggggTTAATACGACTGATTTTGATGGAGCAGGTCACATTTGAGAAATTTAGAAATGAATAATCAGGAATTAAACTGTAGCTATATGCTTGATCCCATTCCAGCATTGATATATTTCTGAGTTGGTGTTCTGAGATGCAGCATTAACAAGAGTAACCACTGTCAATTAACAAGCGCAGTTTATAACTGTCAATTAATAACTGCTATGGGGCATTCTGTCAGACATCAATTACTTTCTGACCTCACCATTTTAGgttttgattaatgtttttatacatattaACCTATTGGAGAGAGTGTTAGAATGTGGTTTGATTAACCACAATGACCAATTCAGGAGACAGGGGCCATCAAAGCTGATCCAAATTGAAAGACAATATGGACATAAAGACAcagatcattttaaaaaataaacattacagtATGGTTTCTTATTATTGGAAAGCCTACAAACAAGAATGTCCAATTTCAACACTTTtggtccaaaataaatacatatgtatatacttATGTTAAAATATGTTACTAGTTTACTCATCTCCTGAAGCTTTTGTGTTGTGCTTTCTGTCAGCTGAGCAACAGCAGGGGTAGGTCAGTCTAACACACCAATCCCGATCTCCTTTTTCACCTCAAATGGGAAAACAGAAATACTATGTAATAATTATCACTGGGAAAACCTAAATAATGTGTAACAATTATCATCGCGACTAAGAAACTGACACGGCGTGAATGTGTGCAGCGCAAAGCCGTGCGAAGGTGTGAAGAtcactcattgtcatgtttgaAGCCACTGGTCACCACTGATCGTGTTTTGCTCTCATTTGGATGTAGACAGCTTGTTCTGCCTGTTACTGTGGATAGCTTCTCCCAAATCGAACACGCGCTGATCCGGAACGATCTGGAAGCTCAGTGATGTATCCGCGCTCAGCGAGAGTCGCCGCACCCGTCCAGTTCAGATGCTGAAATAAAGTggttgtgtgtggatgtgtggatatgtgtgggtgtgcatatgtgcgtgtgtgtttgtgcctgtgtgtatgcgctagtgcatgagggagtgtgtgcgttagtgggtgcatgtgtgtgtgtttgtgcatgcgtgtacgtgcgtgtgtacgtgtatacgtgtatatgtgtgcatgcgcataCTTTGATAGCTTGATAGCTTTGATAGGCAAACAagccaaaaatatttattttaaaaatcaccaGACCAGTATGCATGAATCTTTTATTAATATCTTAAacagaaacaagaaaaaatgttttagtttggacctcttaaaaacaaaaaaaaaacaacattcacccccccccccccacaaatgGAATGTAATAAGCATTGCGGCAGTTAATTGGGTCCACATGCGACTGTTCGGATACGAACGCCTATCAGGACAAGTTTAGTGGTCAAATCTCTCTCTTCCATGCAGTGTGCAGAATCCACCCCCAAAAAGTGAATACATGTCTGTAAAGAACAGAGGAAATCTAAACCGAAAAGAACAGTTAAAACGCGTTCGAACCGCACTGGACTCCTGCGGTGTAGTTAAAACGCGTTTAAACGGCACTGGACCTGAGAGCTacagttaaaatgtgttttaacccAGGCTGTGGAACAAGGAGCAGCAGCTCCAGCTCTAACCTGCGGTCCAGGGCCGTAAGCCTGAGGTTTACGCTCCAGATACGCACTGCTGATGAGCCGCTGCCCACCTGTGTGAAGGGGGGTCCGTCACACCAAAACGGCCAATGGCTGCAACGGCAATCGCTCAGACTCCGCCCCCTGATACAAGCCCACCAAACAAGAATCGCAAGAATTCTCCACATTCAAATACGGCCATGTTGAGTGTCTCTGTATGCATTAGGAATTACTTAGCAAGGTGGGTGAAGGATTGACCGTAGTCAACTCTTAAGACACCAGTCTTGACTAGACCTGAGAATGACCATGGTTGTGTTTCATACAGGCAAGACAACGTACAATATCAAacaaaatgttaattaaaaaacaCTTCCTTGCATGTTAGCCCTTGTTCTGTCTAAAGACAATGATTATTTAGGAAGTGGATGTTGTTTCTCTGCGTATAAAAGCTCGAAATTGCATaggaaaatcattttaaaaaatacacaaaacagaCAGCTGTTTTTGGCCCGGTTCAACATTTAAAAGTgcaaaaaatgttcaaatggaATGAAGTACCAAAACTCTGAAAAGCAGCGCGGTAATTTATCCTTGAGGATCGATTATTAAAACAGTGGCTTAAAAAGGAGCCGGGAGCATTTGGCACGTAGTGCAGACCGGTGAGAAACATTAAAGCTCAGAGATGAAGGGGAATTGCACTGAAGCAGCCGGTTCTGACCGGGTGTCCGGGCCAAAGCTGGGATCTGAAGAACAGACCCCTGCTGGACGCGGTCGTCCTCTCAGCCCTCCTGCTCTTCCtactcctcctcgtcctcctcgtcctcctcctcctcgtcctcctcgtcctcaTCATAGTAGCGGTTCCTCCTGATCACCTCCTCCACAGACTCCACAGACACCTCCCCCATGCCCTcggctgggggggagggggtaggggCTAACAGctcttcctcctcgtcctcctcctcctcttcagccaCTTCCTCCCGTTCTCCTGGCAGCGCTGCCTGCCTTTTGTCCACTTCCTGTCCCGGACCActcctttcctcttcctcttcttcttcttcttcttccacttcctgttgctCTTCTGGGCCGGCCTCTCCGTTGAGGGCGCGGCCGTCGGGCGTGGCCGCCGCGGGCCTCTCGGCCTCCCTGtcgggtggggggcggggccggctgctctcgggggcggggccggcctGGGAAAAGGGGCGGCTCCTCTCCCGGAGGGCGGAGCTCTGGCGCAGGTCAGCGAGCTCGCTGCTCTCGGGGCTCTCcgcgggggcgggcggggcgtcGCCCTCGGGGGGCCACTTGGCGCGGACGGGCTTCACGGCTCGGCCCTCTGGGGCGGGGCTGGCCCCGTCGGCGGGCGGCGGCCAGGAGATCTTCAGCCGCCTCGTCTCGGAGGGTCTCTCGGGCGTCTCCACGGCAACCTGGGCCGGCTTCTCCAGCGAGGCGGTCAGGATGTTGACCTTGGCCAATGGAGACTCCTCCACCGAGGGGCTCTGAAGCCCCGCCCCTCCATCCGCAGGGCCCGCCCCTGCTGCCCCAGGCCCCGCCTCCACATCAGGCCCCGCCTCCATGTCCCCGTCCCGGGCCTCCCACAGCTCTTTGTGTGGCCGGTGACCAAACCCCTCGTCATAGTTGCCCTTGGCTTTGAACAGCTGGTTGAAGTGAGGCTTGCAGTAAACGCTGCTGTGCAGGGAGGCGTAATTCCCAAGGCTGCCagtagagggagacagaggacaaTGATTCGAGGCATTTCATTTTTCCCATGAGAAACATTTGTCGTGTGAGATACACAACAAAGTGTTcatcaaacaaaagaaacacagaaatctggatttaataataataaactataaTAATCTGCTTGTCTCTAAACTAGGTGTACCATACTCTTGTCCAAGAGGGCCACAGCATCAGGTTTTCTACCGAGCAGAAACACCCCAAAACCCAGTACTGAGGCTCTGCAGGAATGCTCTAAACCCGTAAAAGGTGTATTTATGCACACAGGGAAGAGACACAGAGTGAGGGGTGGGgtaggaggagaagaggaggagtgagGAAGACGATGAAGGGCAGCTGACCTCAGCTTGGTGCCGCAGTGCGAGCAGCGGAAGCAGGAGTTGTGGTAGACCTGCTGACCGGCCACCAGCCGCTCCAGAGGATACACAGTCTTCAGACACGACACACACGTCTCCCGCACCGGCAGCCcaaacctctacacacacacacacagatacacacacacagaaacacacacacacacacacacacacacacacacatacacacacacacagatacacagatacacacacacacacacacacagatacacacacacacacacacacatacacacagatacacacacacacacacacacacacacacacacacagaaacacacacacacacacatacacacagatacacacacaaacatacatacacagacacagacgcacacgcacacagacacacgcacacagatacacacacaaacatacagacatacacagacacacacagagaaacacacatacataaacatacacacagagagaaacacacacagacacaatgggTACACATATTCGGAATGCACTGGGTTCAAGATTTCCGTCATTGTTAGAAAGCAGTTTGCCCAACAGTGACAATAAGCACTCTCAAAGACCAAAGcaatgtatatgtataaaaaggctcTAAAGAAATACAAACTGACATAAGGTAACCAATAACCATGTTTTTCAGTAATGCAATTTCAGCATGTTCTATTTTTAACGTTTTTTTAACGGCAAACAACATGCCCTCTCTCCGTGTTGGACCAAATTAAGCCTTTCAATGCACCAGCCACAGTGTGTTTTACTTGTATGCTATTTGTTCCTAGCGACTGGCTACTCTGTAGATTCTGTACTTCAAGCACTTGTTACTGGTGCTACATTTTCATGCTTGTCATTTCAATCATTTCCCATTACTGCACACTATATCTATTAATTGAATACATAAATGGTGACAAATACCCAGGCTTAATGACAATGGTACGTACATGcatgtaaaaacaaacacacacaaatgcgtaCATACACgtacgcgcgcgcacacacacacacacacacacacacacacacacacattttaatgctgTATTTAGGTCCACATTTATAAAACACATTATAAGAACCCAAATATGTTTCAGTTGAATTCTGAGGTCCTTCACTTGAGTATCAAacaatatacaatacaataaacaatCCCATCTgaattactcacacactctcacactctcacactctcacattctcacattctcacattctcacacacacacacacacacacacacacacacacacacacacacacacagacagagagacagagcactCACTCTGACAGGCTTGGCTGGGCCATTCTCCTGTTCCGGGGACGATACAGACATGTAGGAGCTGGGAGTTGCCACTCCATCCCCTAAGAGGCAGAAGTTACAGCGTTCTGACACCAGGAGGAGCCGTTAACAACCAAACCCTCCCACCCTCTGCCTTTTAATACAGgacttccctctagggcaggggtcggcaacccaggtcctggagagctgcagggtgcgctggctttcgttgtttctcagcacttaattgatcaattaatgcaatCGATTACACAGTAAACTCGcctcatctggtttcttgggtctgaatcggttgctggtattaaggcaaaaacaaaaaccagcacaccttgcagctctgcaggaccagggttgccgacccctgttctAGGGTCTTTGAGCGCGCTCGTTCCTGGTGACGGGtacgcactttgcactttgtcgctctggataccgaatgccagtaatgtaatgtaatgtaagggcTTTGACCAAGGACAGAGCATGTGGCTCCCAGGATGTGGTCTTGCTTGTGACGTTGAGTGAAATATCACGTTTCTGGACCGTAGCTCTAGAAGTGAAAGATTCACGAGAGCAAAGCACAAGGCCCTTCATTCCTGGACTCTCAGACCCACCTGTTACGTTCCCAGCAGCTCTGATTGGTTGGATATGGAAGTGATGTAAAAGGTGGGTGACTCACCCTGACTGTCTGTGGCAGGACCCAACTTCCTGTTGGACTCAGGGGCGGGGCTCTGTGAAGGGGGAGAGGCATATCCAGTGGCTAAGTTAGTAAAGGCTCTCACTACAAGGTcagtacgtgaaaatcccatgagatcagcagtttctcagacactcaaatcaccctgtctggcaccaacaatcattccacagtcaaagaccacatttcttccccattctgacatttggtctgaaaaacagctgaacctcttgaccacgtctgcatgcttttatgcatgtagttactgccacatgatcggctgattaaatatttgcattaacaagctggtgtacaggtctatcgaataaagtgatcactgactgtacacagacatacacaggaagtgacatcagatGAAACTAACACATGCCataatacatttactttcagttggatacatttttctgacagttgttttagtttttctgtGAAACATATGATGAAGATGAACTTGCTGTTGACATGAACAGATACACAGAATGGCTTATATGGCAGGTCCTctcacacagctgcacactCACGCTGCGCGTGGATGTGGGCGTCTCCTGCTTGGACACAGCAGCCTGGTACAGGGCCATCCTGTCCCGGAGGGGCGTGGCCTCCGCAAGGTCGTCTGGGGGGGTCGCCCCatctggggggagagggggggagagagagcgagggtgagagagaaacgTATAGATAACGCAGTGTTTCCCAGCCTACAGTTGTGCTGTAGTAAAGTTGTGTATGTACGTTAGGGTACAAGgtgctattttttatttaatgcacaTATCTGTAAGTGATCTTTGTTAATGTGATCTCTATACCCCCTGTATGTGACataggcaggtgtgtgtgtgcacgtgtgtgtgtgtgtgtgtgtgtgagtgtgagtgtgagtgtgagtgtgagtgtgagtgtgagtgtgagtgtgagtgtgtgagtgtgagtgtgagtgtgtgtgtgcgcgtgtaagtgtgcgcgtgtgtgtgtgcatgtgtgtgtgtgtgtgtgtgcgtgcgtgtgtgcgtgcgtgcgtttgtgtgtgtgtgtgaggccgtTCTCTCTTTGGGGTTGTACCTCGGTCTCTTTCTTGTGTATCCAGGTCCTCTGAGGAGTTGTagaacacctgagagagagaggaagaggagccacGGTCAAACCACGGTCTTTCACAGTGAAAGAACCAGCATGGTACAACCCTCCAAAAAGAACCAGGCTGGTTCTGTCC
Above is a genomic segment from Conger conger chromosome 10, fConCon1.1, whole genome shotgun sequence containing:
- the LOC133139441 gene encoding LIM domain and actin-binding protein 1-like, with protein sequence MAAEVFSRQQWASQSLRVTSKELSLVSTPGKTMPIAERFSKYQRAAEEMNADKRKATVEATPTALCRGNLNVLKQRWEKQPVAPPPSATPVAPPRATPPPLTSATPEPGKRKDCPKGPQPPVALDDSGLCQLPADGEMEGGVVSRKQRTAGQEVEPEPERPAVSLSSLKEMFEKNQVFYNSSEDLDTQERDRDGATPPDDLAEATPLRDRMALYQAAVSKQETPTSTRSSPAPESNRKLGPATDSQGDGVATPSSYMSVSSPEQENGPAKPVRRFGLPVRETCVSCLKTVYPLERLVAGQQVYHNSCFRCSHCGTKLSLGNYASLHSSVYCKPHFNQLFKAKGNYDEGFGHRPHKELWEARDGDMEAGPDVEAGPGAAGAGPADGGAGLQSPSVEESPLAKVNILTASLEKPAQVAVETPERPSETRRLKISWPPPADGASPAPEGRAVKPVRAKWPPEGDAPPAPAESPESSELADLRQSSALRERSRPFSQAGPAPESSRPRPPPDREAERPAAATPDGRALNGEAGPEEQQEVEEEEEEEEEERSGPGQEVDKRQAALPGEREEVAEEEEEDEEEELLAPTPSPPAEGMGEVSVESVEEVIRRNRYYDEDEEDEEEEDEEDEEE